The genomic interval ACCCGCGACACGAATCCACCTTCCGCGTACCTACGTCGACGGGCATACGCGCGGCACTCTACACTCCTCAAACAAAGCTAATAATAGCTATTCAGGTACGTACGATCTCTGACTCGAAACCGACTCGGATCAGCCGTTGATCCCGTCGCGTCGATCGGGGAATAGCGTAATATCCACACGCGTCTGGCTACGCGCGTGCCACTCGCACACCTAGTAATAAGTGAATCCCATTGTGTTCGCGTGTTGCAGGCAGCCTTTCGTGCGTCTACATGAGGCATAATAATACGTCCCCGGACCACCATGTATAATACTTCCGAGAGAAACTTCGAGTGCgtcgaagagttgaaaaattttggaaagttTTGGTACATCGTAGACCCGTACGAGACGTCGTTCGAACGACCCGAAGATGTGCCCGATTACTACTCGCAGGTAAATCCGTCCAAGGTGTTTGTCGACGAGGTGGTGCCTCGGTCGAGAAACGTAATACGCTCGTCGAGGCACACTCGCACTTGAGAACGTAGCGTGCGTGAATCACGATGCCCTCAATGCCGGTGGTGATAACGACCCGATAATCAGTCGCTTCGGAGTATAATTTGCgcgatgaattattaattgttgTTCGCCAGAAGAACGGAGAAGGAATACCGAGTTCTTCCGAACTGTCTTATCTCCGGCGAGTACTCGTTGTTTCGACGAGGTACGGGAGGTTTTTCGCTTTCGCGGAGTTCCGAATCGATTGTACGTCTGCGTCTGAACCGCGTTCTTACGTTTCGCCGATTTTCGCAACGCTCGATCGCGAATAACGGACCGAGGGAAAGCCTCGAATTTGACGAATACCTTTGTACGTGCGCGATTACCTGTAACACATGGAAATTTTCGAGAGCATTGATTTGGGACGACCATCCGTCGTGTATGCGATTCCAACCGTGGAGCATGCCCTTCCCGATTCCCTTGCCCGTTCGATCGAAGATAAATGAGTCAACGCTTCGTAATTAATCGACCACAGGTCTGGCTATCGTTTCTCGTACTCGTGATGCTCGAGCAGGTGATATTGTTCGCTGGAAAGAGGAAACCGTTTCGAATGAACGATCAAGTAACGTCCCTTTCGCACTGGATGTTCCAAGAGTCCGTACGGTAAGGAGGATggtatatttgtttatttcgtGGGCGATTGACGGCGGCATTTCTTGCAGTATTGCCTCGCGAGGTGCGGAACACTGGTCCTACATATTCATCTATGACAATTTTCGCCTCTGGAGTTTGGCTTGGGACAACCCATGGACTTGGTACGCCGCCGTAATAGGGGTAGATTTTTGTTACTACTGGGTACACCGGGCGAATCACGGTTAATTTCTCTATTCGTATCTCGCAACGATCGCCTCCCGATATCCCCTCGAATACGACAGAAATTACGAATGTTGCAGAAGTCCATTTCCTTTGGGCGCAGCATCAAGTTCACCACAGCAGCGAGGAGTTCAATCTGGTCGTTGGTCTTCGACAGTCGATTTTCCAGCATTGGTTGACATTCGTGAGTAAAAATCTTCGTTTACGTCGAAGGATcgaacgttcgttttttccctccctttccACCTGAGCGTTCTCACACTCCCACCCTTCGTTGACCGACGATCACTCGTGCCTGGCCACCtccttgtattttattttacagatattttatttgccCTTGGCGTTATTTTTACCACCGTCGCATTTTGTCGCCCATCATCAGCTCAATTTGATTTATCAATTATGGATTCACACCACAGTCGTTAAGGACTTGGGGATACTCGAGTATCTCCTCAACACGCCGAAGCATCATCGCGTGCACCACGGTTCGTACGAATACAAAGCCTTTATCGGTCGATTCTCTCCCAGGTGTGAACACCTGTTACCTATACCCGTAGGTTGCAACTTGTACTGCTTGGACAAGAATTACGGTGGAGTTCTGATAGTCTGGGATAGGCTTTTCGGTACATTTATGGAGGAACGGGTAGGAGAGGAAATCATTTATGGGCTGGTGTCGAGCCCGAGATCGTTTAACCCGATGTACTTACAGGTGAGTCTCATTCCTCGATCGTTCTCCGTCACTTTTCACGCGACGAACACATATTGTACGGGAGCAACGATCGAAAATATTCCAGACTTTTTACACCGAAGCTTTGATCGGCAAATGCGGGGAGATGAAAAGTCTCCGTGACAAATTGGCGGTATTCTGGAAAGGTCCGAGTTGGTTTCCCGGAGCGCCAAGACTGGGCCTCGACGAATTCAAAATCAACGCAAGTACCATTATCAATTAGTTAACggtcgaaattaattttctgcaGTCGCGTAGACAATCAAGCTTCGTGTACCGTCTGTTCAGGTGACTTCCAGGTCGATTTATAACGTCAAAACACCAGGTTGGAAAAACATTTACATCGCCCTGCACTTTGGTCTAGTGTTCTACGCTCACCGGCAACTTTGCACCGATAAGGGGGTGGGTATTCCTTCGCATTACCAATTTTCTACAATCCTCGCAACGACATGAGAGGAATTTTTATCTTACCAAAAGCAATAACGtcagtgaagaagaaaagagtcATCGTTCGTACACGATGTGCACACGGACATAATGTGGTTTCAGAGTCTCACAGGGATAACGACCAGCGGTGCGATTATAACGAACAACATCTTCGCGCTGACGGGGATCGGTATGTTGTTCGACGATAGCAAATACGCCGCTACCGTTGAACTTGCGCGATGCCTGCTATTCATTGCCGTATTTGAACGTATCGCGGGAGACGAAGCGATATTCGCAACGGCGTATCTGAACGTCGTGTCCTACGCCCATATCGCTTCTTGCTGCTTTTGGGTTGTTTACATTTTTTGGGTATCAAAATTTCCGTAGCTTGTCATCTTGTCGTTGGTTTTCAACCGCATAGAGAACTCTTTCACAAACGAGGTGTGTATAACCGATTCGAGGGTTTATAAAACATGGCATAATTTTAATACAACACTATCAATATAATACAAGTTGAAATATTATGTAAATAGgttttgaaatataaatttacaaatcCCTTTGAAAGCagcataggtacatacatacgtccaCGTTCACGAGGTAAATTATAAAAGTCagtttataggtatacttatGCGATTTGATTAAATAAACCCTATACATATGATAATAGCGGTACATCGATG from Athalia rosae chromosome 6, iyAthRosa1.1, whole genome shotgun sequence carries:
- the LOC105688590 gene encoding alkylglycerol monooxygenase-like isoform X1; this encodes MYNTSERNFECVEELKNFGKFWYIVDPYETSFERPEDVPDYYSQVWLSFLVLVMLEQVILFAGKRKPFRMNDQVTSLSHWMFQESVRIASRGAEHWSYIFIYDNFRLWSLAWDNPWTWYAAVIGVDFCYYWVHRANHEVHFLWAQHQVHHSSEEFNLVVGLRQSIFQHWLTFIFYLPLALFLPPSHFVAHHQLNLIYQLWIHTTVVKDLGILEYLLNTPKHHRVHHGCNLYCLDKNYGGVLIVWDRLFGTFMEERVGEEIIYGLVSSPRSFNPMYLQTFYTEALIGKCGEMKSLRDKLAVFWKGPSWFPGAPRLGLDEFKINVTSRSIYNVKTPGWKNIYIALHFGLVFYAHRQLCTDKGSLTGITTSGAIITNNIFALTGIGMLFDDSKYAATVELARCLLFIAVFERIAGDEAIFATAYLNVVSYAHIASCCFWVVYIFWVSKFP
- the LOC105688590 gene encoding alkylglycerol monooxygenase-like isoform X2, with amino-acid sequence MCPITTRSIASRGAEHWSYIFIYDNFRLWSLAWDNPWTWYAAVIGVDFCYYWVHRANHEVHFLWAQHQVHHSSEEFNLVVGLRQSIFQHWLTFIFYLPLALFLPPSHFVAHHQLNLIYQLWIHTTVVKDLGILEYLLNTPKHHRVHHGCNLYCLDKNYGGVLIVWDRLFGTFMEERVGEEIIYGLVSSPRSFNPMYLQTFYTEALIGKCGEMKSLRDKLAVFWKGPSWFPGAPRLGLDEFKINVTSRSIYNVKTPGWKNIYIALHFGLVFYAHRQLCTDKGSLTGITTSGAIITNNIFALTGIGMLFDDSKYAATVELARCLLFIAVFERIAGDEAIFATAYLNVVSYAHIASCCFWVVYIFWVSKFP